In the genome of Kluyveromyces marxianus DMKU3-1042 DNA, complete genome, chromosome 1, one region contains:
- the SPO21 gene encoding Spo21p has protein sequence MKGSETIRLNRPPELSEYTINDDNSTSSSSDDDHDTIPQTMERTVSHGLHGFTNMLGFSRSKSSSSINEHRGWNIFKKEKTTSTSNSSIHGESQNSGSENIQKEQSWWRKSVHRSRPSTVPNSNINLFDESISAEENMILSANHKLETMLHDSFENVVDNSASPTKNLDEDSDYSDDSQLDSLREASRIIKERLNVVSENDSPVTPPNEPVMQVHFKPPVNETSIYDYIYESPNAKNTKNIDLMTVDSNSVTFGKFQRIASCLKDSDDYLEADQSIIAVCDYILTLAKENKEKLFNLQSGISTAKEEEKTVDLSELDELTSKLEEIKSKYDACNEQLDGLVTENDGLKSKLKEVIEFNNICKQFFVEYKGQIAQLYQQVNNETSKNETLKEMQERIAKEYESEKNRNVELAESLALSQEVLQDMEKRYLETVNKISDPQSLQNISVLEAENAALKETIEKITKGNNRIVKDYQRERKKVLDLRKQKDSTGKYIDGMLLFQNHCIQFLTQFIMSFKAVIEPSDFMLIEQQLFHVSSFSPLSQKSLEFRSDKELLAQLHAFETGTTDLFQNLINNTLVQAVKKFTIEQNSNSFLTSQLRILRKESTEKDQYIQTILHDTNNLKLKLRKE, from the coding sequence ATGAAAGGTTCTGAAACTATTCGTTTGAATAGACCACCAGAGCTCTCAGAATACACAattaatgatgataattCCACCAGTTCCTCTTCCGATGACGACCATGACACAATCCCACAAACTATGGAAAGGACAGTATCTCATGGTCTACATGGATTTACCAACATGTTGGGGTTTAGCAGGTCTAAAAGCTCATCGTCGATAAATGAGCACAGAGGTTggaatattttcaaaaaggaGAAAACGACATCAACTTCCAACAGTTCAATACATGGAGAATCTCAAAATTCAGGTTCTGAGAATATACAAAAAGAGCAAAGTTGGTGGAGGAAATCCGTTCATAGGTCAAGACCAAGTACTGTTCCAAACTCAAATATTAACCTTTTTGACGAGTCAATATCAGCGGAAGAAAATATGATTCTCTCAGCAAATCATAAACTTGAGACTATGTTACACGACTCATTTGAAAACGTTGTTGATAACAGTGCTAGTCCTACAAAGAATTTAGACGAGGACTCTGACTATTCTGATGATTCTCAACTGGATTCATTGCGTGAAGCTTCAAGAATTATCAAGGAGAGATTAAATGTCGTGTCTGAAAATGATAGCCCAGTAACACCTCCAAATGAACCAGTCATGCAAGTTCACTTCAAGCCTCCGGTCAATGAAACTTCTATATATGACTATATCTATGAATCTCCAAATGCTAAGAATACTAAGAATATTGATCTCATGACTGTGGATTCAAACTCTGTAACATTTGGcaaatttcaaagaattgcCTCTTGTTTGAAGGATAGTGATGACTACCTTGAAGCAGATCAGTCTATTATCGCTGTTTGTGATTATATTTTGACTCTTGCTAAAGAAAATAAGGAAAAGCTTTTCAATTTACAGTCAGGTATCAGCACGgcaaaggaagaagagaaaactGTTGATTTGTCTGAACTAGATGAACTAACTAGTAAAttagaagaaataaaaagcAAATATGATGCTTGTAATGAACAACTCGATGGTTTAGTTACAGAGAATGACGGTTTAAAAAGtaaattgaaagaagttaTTGAATTTAATAATATTTGCAAGCAATTCTTCGTTGAATATAAAGGACAGATTGCCCAACTATATCAACAAGTTAATAATGAGACTAGTAAAAATGAAACGTTGAAGGAAATGCAAGAAAGGATAGCTAAAGAATATGAGTCCGAGAAGAACCGTAATGTTGAATTAGCCGAAAGCTTGGCTCTTTCGCAGGAAGTACTACAAGATATggagaagagatatttGGAAACAGTGAATAAGATATCGGATCCTCAATCATTGCAGAACATATCTGTTCTTGAAGCAGAAAATGCTGCTTTAAAAGAAACTATCGAAAAAATTACTAAGGGAAATAACAGAATTGTAAAGGATTACCAAAGGGAACGTAAAAAGGTGCTTGACTTGAGGAAACAGAAAGATTCGACTGGAAAATATATTGATGGTATGCTATTGTTTCAGAACCATTGTATTCAATTTCTAACGCAATTCATTATGTCTTTTAAAGCAGTAATTGAACCTTCAGATTTTATGTTAATCGAACAACAATTGTTTCATGTTTCATCTTTTAGTCCACTATCACAGAAGAGTTTGGAATTCAGGTCTGATAAGGAATTGTTGGCTCAGTTGCATGCTTTTGAAACAGGTACAACAGACTTGTTTCAAAACCTTATCAACAACACCCTTGTTCAAGCAGTTAAGAAATTTACCATTGAacaaaattcaaattctttcCTTACCTCACAATTGCGCATATTGCGTAAAGAGTCTACAGAAAAAGATCAGTACATTCAAACTATCTTGCACGATACTAATAATTTAAAGCTGAAGttgagaaaagaatga
- the YPQ1 gene encoding cationic amino acid transporter — protein sequence MQPVPIVLNSQTVSGIAGSVSIACWIIVFVPQIYENFYRKSAEGLSLMFVVLWLAGDIFNLLGAMLQHLLPTMIILAAYYTIADIILLVQCLFYGQDGPVDPVHLSPANPINENVLQDVFHEHDPLLGDERHRERHDYVDTSSSVSVITSTAGNKNSDSTFKRYLLKIMIVSSVILAGFLSWYISYIRNPPKQHEPELDLQMNWLAQSFGYLSAVLYLGSRVPQILLNFKRKSCEGISFLFFLFACLGNTTFIISVLSISFSPRYLLVNSSWLIGSSGTLIMDFIIFIQFFVYNGNSKNSQEFITV from the coding sequence ATGCAACCAGTACCAATTGTTTTGAACTCCCAGACAGTGTCTGGAATAGCCGGTTCAGTTTCTATCGCATGTTGGATTATAGTCTTTGTCCCTCAGATATACGAGAACTTTTACAGAAAGTCCGCAGAAGGACTATCGTTGATGTTTGTTGTTCTATGGTTGGCTGGGGATATATTCAATTTATTAGGAGCCATGCTTCAGCATTTGCTACCTACTATGATTATACTAGCTGCTTATTATACGATAGCTGATATTATTCTATTAGTACAATGTTTGTTCTACGGTCAAGATGGCCCAGTAGATCCAGTCCATTTATCACCAGCAAACCCTATCAACGAAAATGTTCTACAGGATGTTTTCCATGAGCACGACCCTTTACTAGGAGATGAAAGACATCGTGAACGCCATGACTATGTCGACACATCATCTAGTGTTTCTGTCATTACTTCAACTGCCGGTAACAAAAACTCAGATAGTACCTTCAAGCGCTATTTGTTGAAAATTATGATAGTATCATCAGTTATTTTGGCTGGTTTCCTTTCATGGTATATTTCATATATCAGAAATCCTCCAAAGCAACATGAACCCGAATTGGACCTTCAAATGAACTGGCTTGCTCAATCATTTGGCTACCTGTCAGCTGTGCTATACTTAGGATCCAGAGTTCCACAAATTCTGTTGAATTTTAAAAGAAAGTCTTGCGAGGGTATatctttcttgtttttcctATTTGCATGCTTGGGTAACACAACTTTTATCATTTCTGTTTTGAgtatttcattttctccACGTTATCTATTGGTTAACTCTTCTTGGTTGATTGGAAGCTCGGGTACATTGATAATGGACTTTATTATCTTTATCCAGTTCTTTGTTTACAACGGGAATAGCAAAAACTCTCAAGAGTTCATCACTGTATAG
- the VPS52 gene encoding Vps52p translates to MDSLCDILGFKEASPPNGEESLNNKTEDDVYESYVKSSSNKEYYLHPGLLKELDDLVSKEEKLRTSTEVLIPNLKTYFVDFHNNLNALTKDLDFVKGKSSELSSLLKSNSSRLKDISPIVNDLIISPEVIDQVLRGKIDHKWLDCIDYLNDKQEIYHKYLEETDKEKPQDFDHLNEVLQILKAVCVERSKKFIVIRIKRLRDGHPVPAQRIQEELLQVKEIYQMIHKTKPELALGLREAYLNTMKWYYKTYFSRYIRSLTILQYVQIDSNFGLGHGLSNTSVSGSYANYLFSGGRSLFASQVTSRNDITDDTINDYFQISKRLDLITQEDKTVMVSQIAENNPVANYLEVGFKNLNLAILDNCTAEFLFLNEFFRLPTDEGDGIRKLLLEVFQPTFDNALEFTHHLIDNTYDIFGVLISIRVAHRLQFEAQSRQTPCIDDYLDGQLILLWPKFQKLVDFQCEQLRSVAITTNTAHIRGSENHSDPLVTPHELTVQFSKFLLSLLKLSLTHKELLDERSEPLFHSINRIRDDFETIMTKCSKKSKNAEKFLTTNYMYLYNSLQQSFLKSDSEREPLILSETKVHLSQLIEAYSK, encoded by the coding sequence ATGGACTCTCTGTGTGACATTTTAGGTTTTAAGGAGGCTTCTCCACCTAATGGTGAAGAGTCTCTAAATAATAAAACTGAGGATGATGTTTACGAATCATACgtcaaatcatcatcaaataaAGAGTACTATTTGCATCCTGGGCTCTTAAAAGAATTAGATGATCTGGTTTCGAAAGAGGAGAAGTTAAGAACATCTACAGAAGTTCTTATACCTAACCTCAAAACATACTTTGTCGATTTTCACAACAATCTAAATGCCTTAACTAAAGACCTTGATTTTGTTAAAGGAAAGTCGTCCGAactatcatcattattaaAAAGTAACTCATCCAGGTTAAAAGATATCAGTCCTATTGTTAACGACTTAATAATATCTCCAGAAGTTATTGATCAAGTTTTAAGGGGCAAAATAGATCATAAGTGGTTGGATTGCATTGACTATTTGAATGATAAACAAGAGATATATCATAAgtatttggaagaaacagataaagaaaagccaCAAGACTTTGATCATTTGAACGAGGTTCTCCAAATCCTTAAAGCAGTTTGTGTAGAGAGATCAAAGAAATTCATAGTgataagaataaaaagaCTAAGGGATGGACATCCTGTTCCGGCTCAGagaattcaagaagaattgcTTCAGGTGAAGGAAATATACCAAATGATACACAAAACTAAACCTGAACTTGCACTTGGGTTAAGAGAAGCATACTTGAATACAATGAAGTGGTATTATAAGACATATTTCTCGAGGTATATCAGATCGCTAACAATTTTACAATATGTCCAAATAGACTCAAATTTCGGTTTGGGCCATGGACTTTCAAACACATCTGTCTCAGGTTCATATGCCAATTATCTCTTTTCTGGCGGAAGATCTCTTTTTGCTTCCCAAGTAACTTCTCGTAACGATATCACCGATGATACTATTAATGATTATTTCCAAATCTCTAAAAGACTAGATCTTATTACTCAAGAAGATAAGACTGTCATGGTCTCCCAAATAGCAGAAAATAACCCTGTTGCTAATTATCTTGAGGTTGGATTtaagaatttgaatttggcTATTTTAGACAACTGTACTGCTGAATTCCtatttttgaatgaatttTTCAGATTGCCTACCGATGAAGGAGATGGAATTAGGAAGCTTTTGTTGGAGGTATTTCAACCAACCTTTGACAACGCATTGGAATTTACTCACCATTTAATAGACAACACATATGACATCTTTGGTGTGCTGATCAGTATCCGAGTAGCGCATCGGTTACAATTCGAGGCTCAGTCGCGGCAAACACCCTGTATTGACGACTATTTAGATGGCCAATTGATTCTTTTATGGCCAAAATTCCAAAAGCTTGTGGACTTCCAGTGTGAACAATTGAGATCTGTGGCTATAACAACAAATACTGCCCATATTCGAGGATCAGAAAACCATTCAGACCCATTGGTGACACCTCATGAACTAACAGTTCAATTTTCTAAATTCCTATTAAGCTTACTTAAGCTCTCATTGACACATAAAGAGTTACTGGACGAAAGATCAGAACCCCTTTTCCATTCAATAAATAGAATTCGCGATGATTTCGAAACGATAATGACCAAATGCAGCAAGAAAAGTAAGAACGCTGAGAAGTTTTTGACTACAAACTACATGTATCTTTACAATTCCCTTCAAcaatctttcttgaagtcTGATTCTGAGAGGGAACCATTGATTCTTTCAGAGACCAAAGTACATCTCTCTCAACTAATCGAAGCATATAGTAAATAA
- the HMI1 gene encoding ATP-dependent 3'-5' DNA helicase (mitochondrial) gives MKHPTESQKAIIDFPYIPGSTVKVVAGPGSGKTYTLLCKIRELIVTEKLKPSEIIVLSLTNKAVDNIIENLLKVFHKYNDGKYTEDEVDEIISQIGIYTIHGLSNRIVTENIGIVNIIEENGWRGLVKLVPKEFWTKNNIKSASDRLIIKKLENILTKYHINKKDEDGTIEKLAALMKQSNVLTNDDLIKIASELLENPVNSDSHSFTNFVLNDAKIIIIDEFQDLHPGIFTLLEKVIGKKQLLLFGDTNQSIYEFLGSNKEVMSRLENMRPPHMRYTKFIYDNFRCTPEITTAANEVVKQSLPLDAIDSAVTKDPSGLKPTQLELEGLLDEMDFLVSEICQLVCSSAKLSDIGILTRTNAHSQAVVEHLSSFGIPVQKLNSQPDWMSDQRIRFLIDILQLVTSITEELDQPNALPTSSTTKSDFSVIVTLAAIKGFGSKMLRDIHRAAIASNLSIWQYLNTVPSSDWKLPPSATKKVQEYIEVISPLIDNPSILSEKEPHVIVKRCSEVISHLDISVFSDKTIPGYKAFEDNLKEFYSVMKISILSKPIDQSLTSWFLQSFHDQSIIYHTHQKSQEQQFNSLGSVNVSTIHSSKGLEFPIVFVMGRHDYGKYDIEKKLLYVAMTRARNHLYLVNVNNNAIKSSENYNRSLMNNQNFWDYYNRDMKRTVVLSPVENMMKYNHLQSKYGLMARNMHTMVKAIKRICK, from the coding sequence ATGAAACATCCTACTGAATCTCAAAAGGCTATCATAGACTTTCCTTATATTCCTGGAAGTACGGTAAAGGTGGTAGCAGGTCCTGGTTCTGGGAAAACGTACACGCTCTTATGCAAAATACGAGAGCTAATTGTAACGGAAAAATTGAAACCTAGTGAAATAATAGTCCTTTCTTTAACTAATAAAGCAGTCGATAATATAATAGAGAACCTTTTGAAGGTTTTTCATAAATACAATGATGGAAAGTACACAGAGGATGAAGTTGATGAGATTATTTCACAGATCGgaatatatacaatacaTGGATTGTCCAATAGAATTGTGACAGAGAATATCGGAATTGTAAAtatcattgaagaaaatggatGGCGTGGACTAGTAAAACTCGTCCCGAAAGAATTTTGGACCAAGAACAATATTAAGTCTGCAAGTGATCGTTTAATCATCAAAAAGCTTGAGAATATACTCACCAAGTATCACATAAATAAGaaggatgaagatggtaCCATTGAGAAACTTGCTGCCTTGATGAAGCAATCGAATGTTTTAACTAATGACGATCTAATAAAAATCGCTTCCGAACTTTTAGAGAATCCTGTAAACTCTGACAGTCATTCTTTCACCAATTTTGTATTAAATGACGCtaaaatcatcattataGATGAGTTCCAAGATTTACATCCTGGTATCTTCACGCTACTTGAAAAGGTGATTGGTAAGAAACAACTTCTACTTTTTGGAGATACCAATCAAAGTATATATGAATTTTTGGGTAGTAACAAAGAAGTCATGTCCCGTTTAGAAAATATGAGGCCGCCTCATATGAGGTATACAAAATTCATATATGATAATTTTCGTTGTACCCCTGAAATTACTACAGCTGCTAATGAAGTTGTAAAACAATCACTTCCATTAGATGCTATTGATTCTGCTGTTACTAAAGATCCATCAGGACTTAAACCTACACAGCTGGAACTGGAAGGGTTGTTAGACGAAATGGACTTTTTAGTAAGCGAAATTTGTCAACTAGTATGCTCCTCTGCTAAACTATCCGACATTGGCATTTTGACTAGAACAAATGCACATTCCCAAGCTGTAGTGGAACATCTTTCATCATTTGGTATACCTGTTCAGAAGCTAAACTCGCAGCCGGACTGGATGTCCGATCAAAGAATTAGGTTTCTGATAGATATCCTTCAACTTGTAACATCTATCACAGAAGAACTAGATCAACCAAACGCCCTCCCAACGTCGAGTACAACAAAAAGCGATTTCAGTGTTATTGTAACTTTGGCGGCAATAAAAGGATTTGGTAGTAAAATGCTTCGAGATATCCATAGAGCTGCAATAGCATCAAATTTATCAATATGGCAGTATCTTAACACTGTTCCATCAAGCGATTGGAAACTTCCGCCAAGTGCTACAAAAAAGGTACAAGAATATATCGAAGTAATATCACCCCTAATTGATAACCCATCAATATTGAGTGAAAAAGAGCCACATGTCATAGTCAAAAGATGTTCTGAAGTGATTTCTCATTTAGATATTTCTGTCTTCTCAGATAAAACAATACCTGGATATAAGGCATTCGAAGACAATCTAAAAGAATTTTATTCAGTTatgaaaatatcaatcCTATCAAAACCTATAGACCAGTCGTTAACATCTTGGTTTTTGCAATCTTTCCATGATCAAAGCATAATATACCATACTCACCAAAAAAGTCAAGAACAACAGTTCAACTCTCTAGGAAGTGTTAATGTTTCTACAATCCACTCCTCGAAAGGCCTTGAATTTCCCATTGTGTTTGTCATGGGTCGCCATGACTATGGAAAGTATGacatagaaaaaaaattacttTATGTTGCTATGACTAGAGCACGAAATCATCTTTACCTTGTTAatgttaataataatgctaTCAAATCTTCTGAAAATTATAATCGCTCTTTAATGAATAATCAAAACTTCTGGGATTACTATAACAGAGATATGAAAAGGACAGTTGTTCTATCCCCCGTTGAAAATATGATGAAATATAATCATTTACAGTCCAAGTACGGACTAATGGCAAGGAATATGCATACAATGGTTAAAGCTataaaaagaatatgtAAATAA
- the TRM10 gene encoding tRNA (guanine(9)-N(1))-methyltransferase, with protein MSESDAKCKEDATTEVPVKEEDSNPIIRAPQFPPPPEGISKSQWKKICRKKRFEETKAEYALIRKEKKAKARQARREKLQEYLDKGEEIPEDLKRPPKVNLNQKDSGISIILDCAFDDLMNDREVVSLSTQITRAYSSNKRENHYAKIKVTSFDKRLKQRFDNELSNCNYSNWKNFTFDSDPTLPTENVVYLTADTDEKLETLEPGTTYIVGGIVDKNRHKNLCLNKAKELNIPTRRLPIDEFISLAGRKVLTTSHMVQLMLRYFDNKDWKEAFESVLPPRKLGDKSGSSEE; from the coding sequence ATGTCAGAATCTGACGCTAAATGTAAAGAAGATGCGACTACCGAAGTTCCTGTGAAGGAAGAGGATTCTAATCCAATTATTAGAGCACCACAGTTTCCTCCACCACCAGAGGGAATATCTAAATCTCaatggaagaaaatatGCAGAAAGAAGCGCTTTGAAGAGACCAAAGCCGAGTATGCGTTGATACgtaaagagaagaaagctAAGGCGAGACAAGCTCGTCGTGAAAAGTTGCAAGAATATCTTGACAAAGGAGAAGAGATTCCAGAGGATCTAAAACGCCCACCAAAGGTGAATCTAAATCAAAAGGATTCTGGAATTTCCATTATTCTCGACTGCGCCTTTGATGACTTGATGAATGATCGTGAAGTTGTCAGTTTGTCTACCCAAATCACTAGGGCATACTCTAGTAACAAGAGAGAGAATCATTATGCAAAGATAAAGGTCACTTCTTTCGATAAAAGATTGAAGCAACGTTTCGACAACGAGTTGAGTAATTGCAACTATAGTAACTGGAAGAATTTCACATTCGATTCCGATCCTACATTGCCTACAGAGAATGTTGTGTACTTAACTGCGGATACAGACGAAAAGTTGGAAACATTGGAGCCTGGCACTACTTACATTGTTGGTGGTATAGTGGACAAAAACAGACACAAAAATTTGTGCCTCAATAAAGCCAAAGAACTCAATATTCCAACCAGAAGATTACCTATCGATGAATTCATTTCACTAGCAGGTAGAAAAGTTCTTACTACCAGTCATATGGTGCAATTGATGTTAAGGTACTTTGATAATAAAGACTGGAAAGAAGCATTCGAAAGTGTGCTTCCGCCAAGAAAGTTAGGTGATAAAAGTGGTTCTTCCGAAGAATAG
- the RFC4 gene encoding replication factor C subunit 4 has product MSYATKLELPWVEKYRPHLLKDIVGNEDTVQRLQTIAADGNMPHMIISGLPGIGKTTSIHCLAHELLGDSYSQAVLELNASDDRGIEVVRNQIKQFAQKKCTLPPGKHKIIILDEADSMTSGAQQALRRTMELYSNTTRFAFACNQSNKIIEPLQSRCAILRYSKLTDEQVLKRLLEIIKMENVQYTNDGLEAIIFTAEGDMRQAINNLQSTVAGFGLVNGDNVFQIVDSPHPLIVKRMLLSNSLDESLQYLKDLWTKGYSAVDIVTTCFRVMKNLEEVKESVRLEMIKEIGFTHMRILEGVSTRLQLSGMLAKIQKLKSQ; this is encoded by the coding sequence ATGTCGTATGCAACTAAACTTGAACTTCCATGGGTAGAGAAATATAGACCTCATTTATTGAAGGATATTGTAGGTAATGAAGACACTGTACAGAGACTACAAACAATTGCTGCAGACGGAAATATGCCACATATGATCATCAGTGGTCTTCCTGGTATTGGTAAGACAACTTCCATACACTGTCTTGCTCATGAACTTTTAGGAGATTCGTACTCACAGGCAGTTTTGGAGTTGAATGCCTCTGATGATAGAGGTATTGAGGTAGTCagaaatcaaatcaaacaatTTGCCCAAAAGAAGTGCACATTGCCACCTGGCAAGCAtaaaatcatcattttAGATGAAGCAGACTCAATGACAAGTGGAGCCCAACAAGCCTTAAGGCGTACCATGGAATTGTATTCTAATACTACAAGATTTGCATTCGCTTGTAATCAGTCAAACAAGATCATCGAACCATTACAATCACGGTGTGCCATTCTACGCTATTCAAAACTAACTGATGAACAGGTTTTGAAAAGACTACTTGAAATTATCAAGATGGAAAACGTTCAGTATACTAATGATGGTTTGGAAGCCATCATTTTCACCGCAGAAGGCGATATGAGACAGGCGATTAATAACCTTCAAAGTACAGTAGCGGGTTTTGGTCTGGTAAATGGTGATAACGTGTTCCAAATTGTTGATTCACCTCACCCTCTAATAGTAAAGAGAATGCTGCTTTCCAACTCTTTAGACGAGTCATTACAGTATCTGAAGGATCTATGGACGAAAGGTTATTCTGCAGTAGATATTGTTACAACTTGTTTCAGAGTTATGAAAAATctagaagaagtaaaagaaTCAGTGAGATTAGAGATGATTAAAGAAATTGGTTTCACTCATATGCGAATTCTTGAAGGTGTTAGCACACGTTTGCAATTATCTGGTATGTTAGCGAAAATCCAAAAGTTAAAAAGCCAGTAA